Proteins from a genomic interval of Paenibacillus sp. FSL H8-0048:
- a CDS encoding cache domain-containing sensor histidine kinase, with protein sequence MNTLTAYGRKLWRQIAGRYYRISIKQRILFSFIVLITLSIGAMGTFSYWIAAQEIEDNAYAGSRETVSKTAQLLDSRLNDVALSVQSLMLSDAYRKMMLDVFSHDVSNYYVHLSDLQYVLSQATFNQPIIENVLIVTPIGDFYSTTQIRAQDNSFYGSELYDLSKEQPGGYWAKGHYDRLFTGNQRVVSFVVRGIYEYPYTPISNVFIVVNIREGRIDELLNTGREQAGRNYYLVSREGEAVVESRWPFRGRFPWKPVLAEAGTAADPQDHYYSYGGKEYLVNYTGSASSPDWIISGMQSRDQLLGKLQRVQRITLYVIVVFLLATWLISNQLTSVLLKPLFKLRRLMRRVEENQLSVVYESRYEDEVAQVGFQFNRMMSEIKTLIADVKTKEEGKRHAEIRALTAQMEPHFLYNTLNTIYCKSVMGENDDVNEMILSLSQMFQIGLSGGKDLITLEDELSHMREYFAIQQKCYEGLFEYTVTVEDEALLSCLLPKIILQPVVENSIQHGFSDRTIGGSIDITVTREQGLLHICITDNGRGLDAAQVKQGMAIAPQSRKGYALFNIRHRLALYYGAEARMDVSGGPGKGSQTDLWIPSGEER encoded by the coding sequence GTTCTCGTTCATCGTGCTGATCACACTGTCCATCGGTGCAATGGGCACCTTCTCGTATTGGATTGCCGCGCAGGAGATCGAGGATAACGCCTACGCCGGCAGCCGGGAGACGGTAAGCAAGACGGCACAGCTGCTGGATTCCCGCCTGAATGATGTGGCGCTGTCCGTGCAGTCCCTGATGCTGAGCGATGCGTACCGCAAAATGATGCTTGATGTGTTCAGCCACGATGTGTCAAATTACTATGTGCATCTGTCGGATCTGCAATATGTGCTCTCCCAGGCAACGTTCAACCAGCCGATCATTGAGAATGTGCTGATCGTTACCCCGATTGGCGATTTCTATTCCACTACGCAGATCCGGGCGCAGGACAACTCGTTCTACGGTTCGGAATTATATGATCTGAGCAAGGAGCAGCCGGGCGGCTACTGGGCCAAAGGACATTATGACCGGTTGTTCACAGGCAACCAGCGGGTGGTCTCCTTCGTAGTCAGGGGGATTTATGAATACCCTTACACGCCGATCAGTAATGTATTTATTGTGGTCAATATCAGGGAGGGCCGGATAGATGAGCTGCTGAATACAGGCCGAGAACAAGCAGGGAGGAATTATTATCTGGTGAGCAGGGAAGGAGAGGCGGTGGTGGAGTCCCGCTGGCCGTTCCGGGGCAGGTTCCCCTGGAAGCCGGTGCTTGCCGAAGCCGGGACAGCAGCCGATCCGCAGGATCACTATTACAGCTACGGAGGCAAGGAATATCTGGTTAATTATACAGGCTCAGCCTCATCGCCAGACTGGATCATCTCCGGGATGCAGTCACGGGACCAGCTGCTGGGCAAGCTGCAGCGGGTGCAGCGCATCACCCTCTATGTCATCGTTGTTTTCCTGCTGGCCACCTGGCTGATCTCCAATCAGCTGACATCTGTGCTGCTGAAGCCGCTGTTCAAGCTGCGGCGGCTGATGCGCAGAGTCGAAGAGAACCAGCTCAGTGTGGTGTATGAGAGCCGTTATGAGGACGAGGTGGCCCAGGTCGGCTTTCAGTTCAACCGGATGATGTCGGAGATTAAGACGCTGATCGCGGATGTGAAGACCAAGGAGGAGGGTAAACGGCATGCAGAGATCCGTGCCCTTACGGCGCAGATGGAGCCGCACTTTCTGTACAATACCCTGAATACCATCTATTGCAAATCGGTCATGGGCGAGAATGACGATGTGAATGAGATGATCCTGTCCTTATCGCAGATGTTCCAGATCGGGCTCAGCGGAGGCAAGGATCTGATTACACTTGAGGATGAGCTGTCCCACATGCGGGAGTATTTCGCCATTCAACAGAAATGCTATGAAGGATTGTTTGAATACACGGTGACGGTAGAGGACGAAGCCCTGCTGTCCTGCCTGCTGCCGAAGATTATCCTGCAGCCGGTGGTGGAGAACAGCATTCAGCATGGCTTCAGCGACCGGACAATAGGAGGCAGCATAGACATCACGGTCACCCGGGAGCAGGGGCTGCTGCATATTTGCATTACCGACAACGGACGGGGGCTCGATGCTGCACAGGTCAAGCAGGGGATGGCCATAGCCCCGCAGTCCAGAAAAGGCTATGCCCTGTTCAACATCAGGCACCGGCTGGCCTTGTATTACGGGGCCGAAGCCCGTATGGACGTTAGCGGCGGGCCAGGTAAGGGATCACAGACGGATCTGTGGATTCCGTCAGGGGAGGAGCGATGA